One window from the genome of Marinobacter sp. LV10R510-11A encodes:
- the rluD gene encoding 23S rRNA pseudouridine(1911/1915/1917) synthase RluD translates to MSSENRITASFDVPPSLSDRRLDQAVSELMPEHSRSRLQSWIRSGALTVNGETRRPKDKVMLSDRLELDAEPEAQVTWQAEEISLDVVYEDEHLLVINKPAGLVVHPAAGHADGTLVNAVLNYAPEVENLPRAGIVHRLDKDTSGVMVVARSLIAHTSLVDQLQTRSMGREYEAVVVGTLTGGATVDAPIGRHPHERKKMGVVKSGKPAVTHYRLIERFAAHTHVRCILESGRTHQIRVHMAHVKHPLVGDPLYGGRLRLPKGTTEALREVLAAFNRQALHARKLTLEHPETGEILSWEVPLPEDFVGLLVALRKHVQDLESNEL, encoded by the coding sequence ATGTCATCTGAAAACCGAATAACTGCCAGTTTTGATGTGCCGCCGAGTTTGAGTGACCGGCGGCTGGATCAAGCGGTGTCTGAGCTCATGCCCGAGCACTCGCGCTCGCGGCTGCAATCCTGGATTCGCAGCGGTGCGTTAACCGTGAACGGAGAAACTCGCAGGCCAAAAGACAAGGTGATGCTGAGTGATCGGCTAGAGCTTGATGCCGAACCTGAAGCCCAGGTGACCTGGCAGGCAGAAGAGATAAGCCTAGATGTCGTTTATGAAGATGAACACCTGCTTGTTATCAACAAGCCTGCAGGTTTGGTTGTTCACCCTGCGGCAGGCCACGCGGATGGCACCTTAGTAAATGCGGTGCTGAACTATGCTCCGGAGGTGGAGAACCTGCCCCGTGCGGGTATTGTTCATCGCCTCGATAAAGACACCTCCGGTGTGATGGTGGTCGCGCGTAGCTTGATTGCTCACACCTCGTTGGTTGACCAGTTACAAACCCGCAGCATGGGCCGAGAGTATGAGGCAGTTGTGGTTGGCACGCTTACGGGGGGCGCCACCGTCGACGCGCCTATTGGTCGCCACCCTCATGAGCGCAAAAAAATGGGTGTGGTCAAAAGCGGTAAACCCGCGGTCACCCATTATCGTTTGATCGAGCGCTTCGCGGCTCACACTCATGTGCGCTGCATACTGGAAAGCGGGCGCACCCACCAAATCCGTGTGCATATGGCCCATGTAAAGCACCCGTTGGTTGGTGATCCTCTTTACGGTGGCCGGCTGCGCTTGCCCAAAGGCACAACGGAAGCGCTGCGCGAAGTGCTGGCAGCCTTTAACCGGCAGGCGCTGCATGCGCGCAAACTCACACTGGAGCACCCAGAAACCGGCGAGATCCTGAGCTGGGAGGTGCCATTGCCAGAGGATTTCGTGGGTTTGCTCGTAGCGTTGCGTAAGCATGTTCAGGATCTGGAGAGCAATGAGCTCTGA